A segment of the Lolium perenne isolate Kyuss_39 chromosome 3, Kyuss_2.0, whole genome shotgun sequence genome:
agcgacgggAAAAAAATGCGCGAATAAACGGTTTATGGAAacagtcgccgacatgtgggagcccgcctcacttttcgttgtgtccggcgtgtccggtgcgtcccctgtggggcggggacgggctcggggcaccggacaccgtatcggggcgcgtcgGATAAAAAACGGCTTTGGGGGATGTGGCTGGAagcgtttttttgtccggcgcgcctcaAATCCTTTtgaggacggtttgggggacgcgaatggagatgctctaacaagtCATAGTCATTTGAgactttttttttcgataaaagggCCTCACGGCCACAATTTCATTTCTGAAATGGGAGAAACTCAGGTTCATATCTTATTTTTACTACCATACCATGTAACGCTGGAACCCATCTACCAAAGCTACTTTCCAACAACAAAACATGTCATAAGTCATAGCGGCATTTCAGACTTCCGGTCGAGTTAACAGAATCCAAGATCCGAGTAGCACTACGAAATGGTACAACACAATGTAGAACTCGTAATTAAGTTGGAACAAATCCATGAGCTAGCTAGGCTAGATGGACAAAATTAAGCTCTTCCTGATTGCTGATGCGGATCCATTGCTGCAGCTGGCAAATGCGATGGCCTAGAAACCTAGGGCTGATTGGAGGAGGACGAGGTTCTTCCGTGTGGGATTCTGATGTGCTGCTACCTGTGGGTTGGCTGCTGCTGGACGAGCGCGGCCATCTCCGCTTTGAGCTGAAGAATCAGAGATCGAGAAGAGCACTCTCTAAGTTACATGCAGAGAAGCAAGGTCTATGCTACTACCTGAAAGAGACGGAAGAAGAGGACACGAGCAGAGCATGCGTGCGTACCTGTTTGCACTGCCTCTTGAGCTTGAGGTTGTCGTCGACGAGGCGGCGGACCTCCTTCTCGAGCTCCTGCACGTAGGCCCTCTTCCTGGCCCTGGAGCGCAGCGCGGACTCCCTGTTCTTCATCATCCGGACACTGGCGGTGGTGTCCTGGTCGTCCCCGCCGCTGCTGCTGACCCCCTGGTCCTCCccagcgccggcgccggcggcggtgCCGATGCTGAGGGAGAGGCAGGGCAGGTCGAGGTGGTGAGGGTGTACGGCGGGCGGAGGATGggtggcgctggagatggagaagaGGGAGCTGAACCCGCTCAGGCTCAGCTGCGGACTGCCGGCTTCCTCCGACATGGTTGCTTCCTTTCTTGCTTCCCGGTTACTATGTCGATCGATCCTTGCGGATGCCTACACCTTTGTGTGGTGTGGTGCAAGCTACTCCTAGTGGATAAAGGTGGATGTGGCAGCACGTGAATTGAATTCGTTCGCTGCAAATGCAAAGCAGGAGTGGACCGATGCTTGCGGTCCATCCGCCGTTCCCGCTTTTTAATTTTTGCTGGTCCTCTGAACGACGAATGCATGGCACACTTTCAGAGCATTGGCTGGCTTCAATGTCGCAGGCAGCGCAGTACGGCGATCACCGCTCCACTCGGTTTTTAGAATGTGCCACTCCACTGTCCACTCGTGACTCGATACAGTGACAGTGCATCCATCTCGCCTTAAGTGATTCCTATTTTTATTCTTCTTCAAGATTTAAGCTATTCCTAGATAGCTTCTTCTGGCTCCATGGGCCAGCCCATTATCTCATCGCTCGCGTTCACTGCTTCGGCTGGTTTTCGGCCTGGCTTTTAGGGCGACTTCTTTTGGGCCCCTCCTTATGCAGAAGCTAGTTTATAGAAAATTATGGTGAGAAACTGTGGTGGGAAGAAGCTCCTAGAAGCAAGTTCCTCCTTTTTTTTGGGCTTCTAGGAATTTTGCTTATTTGAGGTGTTGAGTTGTGAAATGCCTGTAATGTCTCTAAATTGGATATGTGTTCGAAATAACTTATAATACCATAGATATGGTCGTGTTAGTGAAAAATTAGCCATAAATGAATGAATAAAATTAAGGAAAGTCTAATAAGAATTAGAATACAGTGTCGTAGTATAATTTAGTACAATCCGAAATAAAACAAATGTCATAGTGTATTCGTAACTACAATACAAGAACTTCTCACGCAACTAAACTCTCAGCAATGTCCTTGTGTAGTTGAGCCATGACGCCATCAGCAGAAGAGGAAGTGTGCCCGCTGGTAAAAGATGCGCTATCCTCATGGATATATGAGGCCCGCTCGATCCTGTCGAAATGGGCATCATACTGTCACGAATGAAGTTGTGCAAACACATGCATGCGGTGATGATCTTCGTTTGCGTCAGAGGATCGTGGAAATGTGGTATGGAAAGAAGAATGCGCCACTTCATTTTTAGAACACCAAATGCTCTTTCAATGGCATTTCGTAAACATGAATGGAGATGGTTGAACTTTTCCTCCATGTTCTGTGGAGGTGCTCCTTGGAAGTATGGAACTTggtaccattgctctttgaatggaGCAATATAACCTGTTCTATTTGGATATCCAGAGTCGAGTCGACAAGATAGTATTTTCCTGCATGTTGAAATGGTGTCAAAACTTCCAATAAATTATCCACAACGTAATATTTCTTGTATATACTTCATATGTGATGGCATTACCATGAGGAGGGTGCGGATAATTGGCGAACCTAGGCGGCAGTGGCGGATCGGCGGGGTCCTGTCCGTGCTGCGGGAGATGAACACGACGCGAGAAGTGGAGCGGCGGCGGGGACGGAGCGGGGCGGCGGCGAGCGGCGACTGGCGGCTGGGCCGGTGGAGGGGCCGGTGGTGGTGGACTAGCGGCGGGGCGGCAGCGAGCGGCGGCGAGCGGCGACTGGCGGCTGTGCAGGATCGATGGGGATGCTCTGTGTGACTCAGTTCGATGGGGAGATAAGGtacgttttcttttcttttttcgttcTAGAATTTTCGTGACCGACAGCCACTTCGGAGTGGCATTCTCTGTAAAATGCTCCAAACTTGaggtgataaggggtggcccgatcttctcagtaagcaacggtggtgatgatgatcacgggatgaacacagcggagaatcacagatgatgaagtggatgataacttgtatgacgcaacgagatctctcgattggtccctatcgccaatgcaacagctctcaaccctgcaagatattcgcaactccacacacttgcgcacgtagccgccgaccacgaagcggtaagttgcaaccttctaattcccaatggaacagcagattacacaagactttcagatctacaccaaatcaagcaatatggtgtaggggattcaatagttttgcagagcaaacaactaagaactagggtttatcttaaacttggtctaaagcaactttgggggcatcatgggcacttatataggcatcCGGGACGACCtcgggtcgaaaaagtacgaaaataaccgacccagaatagatttggtcgagacagactcggacacggccggtctgggggccggtcgaccgggcctgggaccggactggccggttcaAACTGGGACAGGGACCGGGTGGCAACCGGAGGCTGGCAGTGTCGCGCAGTAACGctcccggttggcatcagcgtgacgcccggttggcaccgggTCGAATCTGGCAGgccgtccggtcggaccgggccagggaccgggcgcgccggcgtggcggccggtctgaccgggagctggaccggcctggactttggcttctcctctcgtgcatgcctcccgctcctccctcgcgcgtccatgggcggAGCCAAGGCCCGGCATGTCCGGGCAGCTGCCCGGGCTGAGCTGGTGATTTCTCCTTAAGTACTACTGGTAAGTGAGGCATTAAGCAAGACTTCTTATGGGGCAAGCACTGAGGAAGCAAATTTTACTTACACTTTGCCCGGGCTGTAACAATGAGCTAGCTCCGCCACTGCGCGCGTCCATGgggtatcttcatgtccagctccatgtccagcttcacgtccatcttcacgtccagctgctcctctcctcctcgtgcaatgcttgtctcctcttcatacctgatgatacataagtaacaggacttaggcagtataaagttctcatcaatcaaagtatcgtttaggaacaagttcacctgttgtttaagtagcttcgcacgagcccttgtaataggtccaatccgaacttcattggacttgagcttcacagcagcttcatcttcatttggtaatgacggaggtagtagtgtggtagggatgtcctcatcatctcccccccccccttcaaaaggcgtcgacctcgacgctccaaggtcttctctgtcatatggtgtcaaatcagcaacattgaaagaattactgacaccaaactcatcaagtggaagatctatcgagtatgcattatcattgatcttggcaagcactttgtaaggaccagcaccacgaggaagcaacttggacttccgcagcttcgggaacctatccttgcgaaaatgtacccagaccatatcaccaggcttgaacaacatcttcttgcacttcttgttcatccttgcagcattgctcttgtctttcttttctatcaactcgttagtcttcacatgtatcttccgtacaaaatctgccctcttggatgcctccatattaactctctcatgtatgggcaaaggcaacaagtcaagtggagtaatgggtttgaaaccatacaccacctcaaagggacacaactccgtggtagaatgtaccgccctgttgtaagcaaactccacatgcggcaaacactcttcccactccttcaggttcttcttcatcatggatctcaacatttgtgacaaggttcgattcaccacctcagtttgaccatcagtttggggatgacaagtagtactaaaAAGTACCTTTGTcctcagctttccccaaagtgtcttccagaagtagctcatgaacttcacatcatgaTCAGAaataatagtcttcgggactccatgtagtcgtacaatttccctgaaaaacaggttagcaacatgcgacgcatcgtcgctcttgtggcaggcaataaagtgtgacattttagaaaatctgtccactaccacaaatatagaatcatggcctctcttagtacccgACAaatccaacacaaaatccatacttatatcctcccaaggtgtagtaggtgccggtaaaggagtatacaaaccgtgaggcttcagcttggacttgctgcaagtaatgcacctcttcacatacctgtccacattccgcctcatctttggccaataaaaatgaccagcgagcatgagtagcgtcttctcacgcccaaagtgacccatcaaacctccagcatgtgattcctgcaataagagcaaacgtgatagatcaattaatcaacttgacatagtattccatattcatcggatcccaacaaacacaacatgtagcattacaaatagacgatcttgatcatgataggcagctcacaagatctaaacatgatagcacaaggggagaagacaaccatctagctactgctatggacccatagtccaaggatgaactactcacgcatcaatccggaggcgggcatggtgatgtggagccctccggtgatgatttccctctccggcagggtgccggaggcgatctccagaatcccccgagatcggattggcggcgacggcgtcacagtaacttttctcgtatcgtggctctcggtactagggttttcatgACGGAgagtttttataggcgaaagggcagagtcgggaggcggccgaggggcccaccccataggccggcgcggccaggggccccaccgcgccgccatgtggggtggccgcctcgtggcccctcttcgtctcctcttcggacttctggaaggctccgtgcaaaataagaccgtgggcttttgtttcgtccaattccgagaatatttcctgtgtaagatttctgaaaccaaaaacagcaaaaaacaggaactggcgcttcggcat
Coding sequences within it:
- the LOC127341895 gene encoding uncharacterized protein, with the protein product MSEEAGSPQLSLSGFSSLFSISSATHPPPAVHPHHLDLPCLSLSIGTAAGAGAGEDQGVSSSGGDDQDTTASVRMMKNRESALRSRARKRAYVQELEKEVRRLVDDNLKLKRQCKQLKAEMAALVQQQPTHR